A genomic region of Gammaproteobacteria bacterium contains the following coding sequences:
- a CDS encoding CopD family protein — protein MPVVAITLHILAVIVWVGGMFFAYLAARPVLAELETLLRARIWAGFFGRFFPWVWATIVALLASGIYMVFNSFDGFANAPLFVNLMMGLGVLMMALFGHINSAPYPRLKRAVEAKDAEQALKAMGQIRRVMGLNLALGIVVVLIAMSGAYLSSD, from the coding sequence ATGCCCGTCGTCGCCATCACCCTGCACATCCTCGCCGTCATCGTCTGGGTCGGCGGCATGTTCTTCGCCTACCTCGCCGCCCGCCCGGTGCTGGCGGAACTGGAGACCCTGCTCCGGGCCCGCATCTGGGCCGGCTTCTTCGGCCGCTTCTTCCCCTGGGTGTGGGCCACCATCGTCGCGCTGCTCGCGAGCGGCATCTACATGGTGTTCAACAGCTTCGATGGCTTCGCCAACGCGCCCCTGTTCGTGAACCTGATGATGGGACTGGGCGTGCTGATGATGGCGCTGTTCGGCCACATCAACTCCGCCCCTTACCCGCGCCTGAAGCGCGCGGTGGAGGCGAAGGATGCTGAGCAGGCGTTGAAGGCCATGGGCCAGATCCGCCGGGTGATGGGCCTGAACCTCGCGCTCGGCATCGTCGTGGTGCTCATCGCGATGTCGGGCGCCTACCTCTCCTCCGACTAA
- a CDS encoding class I SAM-dependent methyltransferase, with protein MEKPQDYVEESRVGFWFLGTFTWKRHVVERALKDLARLLPQPGARFDTVLDAGCGQGRALQPLAERFKPRRLIGTDVDTHGLEAARVEAAKFGLAPELMEADCAAIPLPDASVDLIFCHQTLHHLVRQEETLREFNRLLRPGGLLLVAESTKAYIHSWVIRLFFRHPMHMQHTAEEYLDMVRRAGFEFGEANVSYPYLWWSRAADFGLLETLHIRKPPPHGQRVETLVNLVARKPG; from the coding sequence ATGGAGAAGCCGCAAGACTACGTCGAGGAGAGCCGCGTCGGCTTCTGGTTCCTCGGCACGTTCACCTGGAAACGCCACGTGGTGGAGCGCGCGCTCAAGGACCTGGCGCGGCTGCTGCCGCAGCCGGGCGCGCGGTTCGACACGGTACTGGACGCGGGCTGCGGCCAGGGGCGGGCGCTGCAGCCGCTGGCGGAACGCTTCAAGCCCAGGCGCCTGATCGGTACCGACGTGGATACCCATGGCCTGGAGGCGGCACGGGTCGAGGCTGCGAAGTTCGGCCTCGCGCCGGAGCTCATGGAGGCGGACTGTGCCGCCATCCCGCTGCCGGATGCCAGCGTGGACCTCATCTTCTGCCACCAGACCCTGCACCACCTGGTGCGGCAGGAGGAGACGCTCCGGGAGTTCAACCGGCTGCTGAGACCCGGCGGCCTGCTGCTCGTCGCCGAGTCCACCAAGGCCTACATCCACTCCTGGGTGATCCGGCTGTTCTTCCGCCACCCCATGCACATGCAGCACACGGCCGAGGAGTACCTGGACATGGTGCGCCGCGCCGGCTTCGAGTTCGGCGAGGCGAACGTCTCCTATCCCTACCTGTGGTGGAGCCGCGCCGCGGACTTCGGTCTCCTGGAGACGCTGCACATCAGGAAACCGCCGCCCCATGGGCAGCGCGTTGAGACCTTGGTGAATCTGGTAGCCAGGAAGCCCGGTTGA
- a CDS encoding phosphoglycolate phosphatase, which produces MNIQLVAFDLDGTLVDSAADIARAVDKALESLGQRSYGVQQVKGWVGEGLTKLLKRALTGKLDGEPDAELLADARAAFRRFYAAEVCVDTRLYPGALEALDALAGRCRLACVTNKSAEFTEPLLERLGVRGRFDTVVSGDTVPALKPDPRPLLLAAERVGVAPAMSCMVGDSRADILGARAAGFRAVAVSYGYRQDEDLLALGAEVELDSLAELPPWLAGLAPAAASR; this is translated from the coding sequence ATGAACATCCAACTGGTAGCGTTCGACTTGGACGGCACACTCGTGGACAGCGCCGCGGACATCGCGCGCGCGGTGGACAAGGCGCTGGAGTCCCTGGGCCAGCGTTCCTACGGCGTGCAGCAGGTGAAGGGCTGGGTGGGCGAGGGCCTCACCAAGCTCCTGAAGCGCGCGCTCACCGGCAAGCTGGACGGCGAGCCGGATGCGGAACTCCTGGCGGACGCGCGGGCCGCGTTCCGCCGCTTCTACGCGGCAGAAGTGTGCGTGGACACCCGCCTCTATCCCGGCGCGCTGGAAGCGCTCGACGCGCTGGCGGGCCGCTGCCGCCTCGCCTGCGTCACCAACAAGTCCGCCGAGTTCACCGAGCCCCTGCTGGAACGGCTCGGCGTGCGAGGCCGCTTCGACACGGTGGTGAGCGGCGACACGGTGCCGGCCCTGAAGCCCGATCCACGCCCGCTCTTGCTCGCGGCGGAGCGGGTGGGGGTCGCCCCTGCCATGAGTTGCATGGTGGGGGATTCGCGGGCCGACATATTGGGGGCCCGGGCCGCGGGCTTCCGCGCGGTGGCGGTGTCCTACGGTTACCGGCAGGACGAGGACCTCCTGGCGCTGGGCGCGGAGGTGGAGCTAGACAGCCTGGCGGAGCTGCCGCCCTGGCTCGCGGGGCTTGCCCCTGCGGCGGCCAGCCGTTAA
- the rpe gene encoding ribulose-phosphate 3-epimerase, with amino-acid sequence MGMPQLIAPSILSADFARLGEEVDAVLKAGADMVHFDVMDNHYVPNLTIGPVVCEALRKHGVKAPIDVHLMVKPVDRIVPDFAKAGATYITFHPEASEHVDRTLALIHDQGCKAGLVFNPATPLDYMKHVMDKLDMVLIMSVNPGFGGQSFIRASLDKLREARALINKSGREIRLEIDGGVKADNIREIAAAGADTFVAGSAIFGAKDYGAVVQQMRAELAKAKS; translated from the coding sequence ATGGGAATGCCCCAGCTCATCGCCCCCTCCATCCTTTCCGCCGACTTCGCCCGCCTGGGAGAAGAGGTGGACGCCGTGCTCAAGGCCGGCGCGGACATGGTGCACTTCGACGTGATGGACAACCATTACGTGCCGAACCTCACCATCGGCCCGGTGGTATGCGAGGCGCTGCGCAAGCACGGGGTGAAGGCGCCCATCGACGTGCACCTGATGGTGAAGCCGGTGGACCGCATCGTGCCGGACTTCGCCAAGGCCGGCGCCACCTACATCACCTTCCATCCCGAGGCCAGCGAACACGTGGACCGCACTCTCGCGCTGATCCACGACCAGGGCTGCAAGGCCGGTCTCGTGTTCAACCCGGCGACGCCGCTGGACTACATGAAGCACGTGATGGACAAGCTGGACATGGTGCTCATCATGTCCGTGAACCCCGGCTTCGGCGGCCAGTCCTTCATCCGCGCCAGCCTGGACAAGCTGCGCGAAGCCAGGGCTCTCATCAACAAGTCCGGCCGTGAGATCCGCCTGGAGATCGACGGCGGGGTGAAGGCGGATAACATCCGCGAGATCGCCGCTGCCGGCGCCGACACCTTCGTGGCGGGCTCGGCCATCTTCGGCGCCAAGGACTATGGCGCCGTCGTCCAGCAGATGCGCGCGGAACTCGCCAAAGCCAAGTCCTGA
- the trpE gene encoding anthranilate synthase component I: MDQQRFDALKAAGYNRIPVVRELLADLDTPLSTYLKLANAPHTFLLESVQGGETWGRYSIIGLTAAALFTVRDGVSRVQTASGWEQVSEEPFAALEAFRTRFRVPVMPGLPRFSGGLVGYFGHEAVGYIEPQLADAVASDELGCPDICLMLAEELVVFDNLRGTVQIVVHADPAQPDALLRAERRLEDLTSRLRGPARYPSRAGYSGSSAGQFRSSFEVADFCRAVEKVRDYIRAGDAFQVVLSQRLSAPFSGSALDVYRALRVMNPSPYMYHLDFGTFQVTGSSPEVLVRVEDGEVTLRPIAGTRPRGRTPEEDDRLAEDLLADAKERAEHVMLLDLGRNDVGRVAETGSVRLSDRMVIERYSHVMHIVSEVRGRLKAGLGPLEVLKACFPAGTVSGAPKVRALEIIRELEPSERGIYSGAVGYLGWNGNLDTAIAIRTAVIKDGKLHVQAGAGIVHDSVPENEWHETLNKARALLHAIEMTRAEGGRGSV, translated from the coding sequence ATGGACCAACAGCGCTTTGACGCCTTAAAGGCCGCCGGCTACAACCGCATCCCCGTGGTGCGCGAGCTGCTCGCGGACCTCGACACCCCCCTCAGCACCTACCTCAAGCTCGCGAACGCGCCCCACACCTTCCTCCTGGAATCGGTGCAGGGCGGCGAGACCTGGGGCCGCTACTCCATCATCGGGCTCACCGCCGCCGCGCTATTCACGGTGCGGGACGGCGTGTCCCGGGTGCAGACCGCCTCCGGCTGGGAGCAGGTATCGGAGGAACCCTTCGCGGCGCTGGAGGCATTCCGCACGCGGTTCCGCGTGCCGGTGATGCCCGGCCTGCCGCGCTTCAGCGGCGGCCTCGTGGGCTACTTCGGCCACGAGGCGGTGGGCTACATCGAGCCGCAGCTCGCGGACGCGGTGGCGAGCGACGAGCTCGGCTGCCCGGACATCTGCCTGATGCTGGCCGAGGAACTGGTGGTCTTCGACAACCTGCGCGGCACGGTGCAGATCGTGGTGCACGCGGACCCGGCGCAGCCGGACGCGTTGCTGCGCGCCGAGCGGCGCCTCGAGGACCTCACCTCCCGGCTGCGCGGTCCGGCCCGCTATCCCTCGCGCGCCGGCTACTCCGGCAGCAGCGCGGGACAGTTCCGCTCCAGCTTCGAGGTGGCGGACTTCTGCCGCGCGGTGGAGAAGGTGCGCGACTACATCCGTGCCGGCGACGCGTTCCAGGTGGTGCTGTCGCAGCGCCTGTCGGCGCCGTTCTCCGGTTCCGCCCTGGACGTGTACCGGGCCCTACGCGTCATGAACCCCTCGCCCTACATGTACCACCTGGATTTCGGCACGTTCCAGGTGACAGGTTCCTCGCCGGAGGTGCTGGTGCGGGTGGAGGACGGCGAGGTGACGCTGCGCCCCATCGCCGGCACGCGCCCGCGCGGCCGCACGCCGGAGGAGGACGACCGGCTGGCCGAGGACCTCTTGGCGGACGCCAAAGAGCGGGCGGAGCACGTGATGCTCCTGGACCTGGGGCGCAACGACGTGGGCCGGGTGGCGGAGACCGGCAGCGTGCGCCTCTCGGACCGCATGGTGATCGAGCGCTATTCCCACGTGATGCACATCGTCTCGGAGGTGCGGGGGCGCCTCAAGGCCGGGCTCGGGCCGCTGGAGGTGCTCAAGGCCTGCTTCCCGGCCGGCACCGTGAGCGGCGCGCCCAAGGTGCGGGCCCTGGAGATCATCCGCGAACTGGAACCCTCGGAGCGGGGCATCTATTCCGGCGCCGTTGGGTACCTGGGCTGGAACGGCAACCTGGACACGGCCATCGCGATCCGCACTGCCGTCATCAAGGACGGTAAGCTGCACGTGCAGGCGGGGGCCGGCATCGTGCATGATTCGGTGCCGGAGAACGAGTGGCATGAGACCCTGAACAAGGCCAGGGCTTTGCTCCACGCTATAGAGATGACCCGGGCTGAGGGCGGCAGGGGCTCCGTATGA
- a CDS encoding aminodeoxychorismate/anthranilate synthase component II: MILMIDNYDSFTYNLVQYLGELGAEVEVRRNDALGVSDVAAMGPEGIVLSPGPCTPNEAGICLDLVKELGGRLPILGVCLGHQAIGQAFGGRIVHAGQVMHGKVSRIRHSGKGVFRGLPDGFEATRYHSLVIAKDSVPDCLEVTAWTEDESGEMEEIMGVRHKTLPIEGVQFHPESILTQHGHDLLRNFLTG; this comes from the coding sequence ATGATCCTGATGATCGACAACTACGATTCCTTCACCTACAACCTGGTGCAATACCTGGGCGAGCTGGGCGCGGAGGTGGAGGTGCGCCGCAACGACGCGCTGGGCGTCTCGGACGTCGCCGCCATGGGACCCGAGGGCATCGTGCTTTCGCCGGGGCCCTGCACGCCCAACGAGGCGGGCATCTGCCTGGACCTTGTGAAGGAGCTGGGCGGGCGGCTGCCGATCCTGGGCGTCTGCCTCGGCCACCAGGCCATCGGCCAGGCCTTCGGCGGGCGCATCGTGCACGCGGGCCAGGTGATGCACGGCAAGGTCTCGCGCATCCGCCACTCAGGCAAGGGCGTGTTCCGCGGCTTGCCGGACGGCTTCGAGGCCACGCGCTACCATTCGCTGGTCATCGCCAAGGACTCGGTGCCGGACTGCCTGGAGGTCACCGCCTGGACCGAGGACGAGTCCGGTGAGATGGAGGAGATCATGGGTGTGCGGCACAAGACGCTGCCCATCGAGGGCGTGCAGTTCCATCCTGAATCGATCCTCACCCAGCACGGCCACGACTTGCTGCGCAACTTCCTGACAGGCTGA